From Elephas maximus indicus isolate mEleMax1 chromosome 1, mEleMax1 primary haplotype, whole genome shotgun sequence, a single genomic window includes:
- the UBE2J1 gene encoding ubiquitin-conjugating enzyme E2 J1, producing the protein METRYNLKSPAVKRLMKEAAELKDPTDHYHAQPLEDNLFEWHFTVRGPPDSDFDGGVYHGRIVLPPEYPMKPPSIILLTANGRFEVGKKICLSISGHHPETWQPSWSIRTALLAIIGFMPTKGEGAIGSLDYTPEERRALAKKSQDFCCEGCGSAMKDVLLPLKSGSDSSQADQEAKELARQISFKAEVNSSGKAITESDLNHSFSLNDLQDDIPTTFQGATPSTSYGIQNPSAASLQQPTQPIAKSTSMSPRQRRAQEQRQRRTSTSPDITQGQQPRDNHTDHGGSAVLIVILTLALAALIFRRIYLANEYIFDFEL; encoded by the exons CTGTTAAACGTTTAATGAAAGAAGCGGCAGAATTGAAAGATCCAACAGATCACTACCATGCACAGCCTTTAGAG GATAACCTTTTTGAATGGCATTTCACTGTCAGAGGGCCCCCAGATTCTGATTTTGACGGTGGTGTTTATCATGGACGAATAGTACTGCCACCAGAGTATCCCATGAAGCCACCAAGCATTATTCTACTAACG GCTAATGGACGATTTGAAGTGGGCAAGAAAATCTGTTTGAGCATCTCAGGACATCACCCTGAAACTTGGCAGCCTTCATGGAGTA taagAACAGCATTATTAGCCATCATTGGCTTTATGCCAACAAAAGGAGAAGGAGCCATAGGGTCTCTAGATTACACTCCTGAGGAAAGAAGAGCACTTGCCAAAAA ATCACAAGATTTCTGTTGTGAGGGATGCGGCTCCGCCATGAAGGATGTCCTTTTGCCTTTAAAATCTGGAAGTGATTCGAGCCAGGCTGATCAAGAAGCCAAGGAACTGGCTAGACAAATCAGTTTCAAG GCAGAAGTCAATTCATCTGGAAAAGCTATTACTGAGTCAGACTTAAACCATTCTTTTTCATTAAATGATTTACAAGACGATATACCTACAACATTCCAGGGTGCTACGCCCAGTACATCG tatGGAATACAGAACCCCTCGGCAGCATCCCTCCAGCAGCCCACCCAGCCTATAGCTAAGAGTACCTCCATGAGTCCGCGACAGCGTCGGGCCCAGGAGCAGCGTCAAAGAAGGACATCAACTTCGCCAGATATAACCCAGGGCCAGCAGCCAAGAGACAACCATACTGATCATGGGGGATCAGCTGTACTGATTGTCATCCTGACTTTGGCATTGGCAGCTCTTATATTCCGACGAATATATCTGGCCAATGAGTACATATTTGACTTTGAGTTATAA